TAATTCAATATTGGCTGCGTAATCCGATTCTGTTGAGAATACGATATCGTCTTCGCCACTTTGTGCTAATACTTGGAACTCGTGTGACGCATTACCACCGATTGAGCCAGTATCTGCTTGAACAGGACGGAAATCTAAGCCTAAGCGATTGAAAATATTGCAATAGGTTTGGTGCATCACTTCATACGTATTTTGTAAACACTCGGTGCTAGTATGGAAAGAGTAAGCGTCTTTCATTAAGAATTCACGTGAACGCATTACCCCAAAACGAGGACGCACTTCATCACGGAATTTAGTTTGAATTTGGTATAAATTTAACGGTAATTGTTTGTATGAGGTCACTTCACGACGAACTAAATCGGTGATCACTTCTTCGTGAGTTGGGCCTAATACGAACGGACGATTGCCACGATCATCAAAACGTAATAATTCAGGGCCGTAATCGTCCCAACGTTGTGATTCAATCCAAAGATCCGCAGGTTGAACAACCGGCATAGACACTTCAACCGCCGCTTTATTCATTTCTTCACGCACGATATTTTCTACTTTTTTCAACACTCGCAGCCCTGTTGGCAACCAAGTGTAAAGCCCTGACGCCAAAGGTCTGATCATCCCCGCACGTAACATTAACTGGTGGCTTACCACCTGTGCATCATTTGGGGTTTCTTTTAAGGTTGAAAGTAAATATTGAGTTGTACGCATTTTATATTCCTATTTTTATATGTAATTTTGAAAACTGGTGCTATTTTAAAGAAAAACCAGCAATATAGCGAAAAAATTTTTATTGGTAAACGAGTATTGTAACAAATAATTTTAATGTGTGATTATCTTTGTTCAGCACAGTTACAACATCTCGTTTTCATCACATTTTATTTTGAAAAAGTTGGCAAAGAAAGTTGCCATTTTATCGCCGTTAAACGAATGGCTAACACCACCCCTGCAGCGACTAAAATATTGATCACTCGTGGTAAGTGAGAATAATCTAATAAGCAGTACACCGATCCACCGATGATGCAAGCAGAAGCGTAAATTTCTTTTTGGAAAATAAAGGGAATTTGACCAGCAAGCACATCACGAATTGCTCCGCCTCCACAGCCGGTGAGAGTTCCCATTAGCACCGCAACCGTTGGCGAGAAGCCATAATGTAAGGCTTTTTCTGCACCGATTACTGTAAATACCGCTAAGCCGACCGCATCAGAAACGGGGAGAACATACCACGGGATACGTGTCGGTTTTTTAATAAAGGCTATCATCAAGGCACAGGTGGCAACGACGATCCAAATATAATTATTATCGGTAAGCCAAAACACTGGGGCATCTAAGATAAGATCCCGAATTGTACCGCCACCAATAGCGACCACACTGGCTAAAACTAACACGCCAACAGCATCCATTTTTAATCGAAACGCCATTGACACCCCCGACACAGCAAAAATTGCGGTTCCAAGCAGATCAAAAATATAAAGAAACATTTATTCTCCTTTAACAAGCGGTAGGATTTTGATCAAAATTTGCAAAATCGTCAAAATTTTAGCCTGATATTTTATGCCAAATTATATATAAAATCTTTAATTTTATGATTGACAGTATTTTATTTTTTATTTAAAAAGAAAAAGCACAAAAAATAATAACAGTGCGAATACTATAATAAAAAAAGGAAACACAACATGAAAAATTTAGATTGGAACAATTTAGGTCTTGAATATATCAAAACCGATTTTCGTTTTGTTGCTCGCTTCAAAGAAGGGCAATGGGAATCTGGTCAGCTTGTTGAAGATAATCAACTAACAATGAGTGAAGCCTCGCCAGCATTACATTATGGGCAACAATGTTTTGAGGGATTAAAAGCCTATCGCTGTAAAGATGGCTCTATCAATTTATTCCGTCCTGATGAAAATGCAAAACGATTACAGCGTTCTTGTGAGCGTCTTTTGATGCCACCAGTTCCAGAGGATTTGTTTATTGAGGCTTGTAAGCAGGTAGTGAAAGCAAATGAAGCGTGGCTTGGGCCTTATGGCTCAGGTGCAACGCTTTATCTTCGTCCCTTTGTGATTGGTGTTGGTGATAATCTTGGTATCAACCCTGCCAAAGAATACATTTTTTGCGTTTTTTGTACCCCTGTTGGCTCTTATGTGAAAGGGGGCTTAAAACCGACCAATTTCTTAATTTCAGACTATGACCGTGCTGCACCGCAAGGTACAGGGGCGGCAAAAGTCGGTGGAAACTACGCAGCCAGTTTATTGCCAGCAAAATTAGCCAAACAACGTCAATTTGCGGATTGTATCTATCTTGATCCTGCCACGCATACCAAAATTGAAGAAGTGGGAGCTGCCAACTTTTTTGCGATTACCCACGATAATTGTTTTGTCACCCCAGCTTCGCCATCAATTTTGCCGAGTATCACAAAATATTCATTACTCTACTTAGCCAAAGAGCGTTTAGGCTTAGAAGCAATTGAAGGTGACATTTATATTGATCAATTAGATCGATATAAAGAAGCGGGGGCTTGTGGTACAGCACTTGTGATTACACCAATTGGTGGAATTCAATATAAAGATAATTTTCACGTCTTTTTCAGTGAATCCGAAGTCGGCGAAATCACAAAAAAACTGTATAACGAGTTAGTGGGTATCCAATTTGGCGATGTGCCTGCACCAGAAAATTGGATCGTAAAAATATAAACAATGTATATTTTCATCGACCTGCATTGTTTAACCACTTTGCAGGTTTTTTTGTACAAAAATAAGATTATTTAAAATAACAGGAAGTACACACTATGACACAACAAATTTCTATTCCCAATGAGGAAATAACCACAGATTCACTGACCGCGACGCAACATATTAAAGATTTTTTATATAAATTATTATTTGGTATGGCACAGGCGGTCGTGATTGCACTTTCACCCAATGCTATTCTTGGTACAGCGTTAAAGCCTTTTGTGCATATTCCCTCCATCGCCGTATTTATGGACGCGTTGGTGGTAATGCAAGGGTTGGTTTCATTTATTACGGGGATTTTAGTCGCTCTTGCGTTTAAATTAAATCCGATGAAAGCCACCATTATCGGGGCTGCCGCCTTTGTCTCTTCGGGTGTATTAAAGCATACCGATAACGGTTTAATGCTTGTGGGGATTGGTGATCTGCTCAACGTCCTCATTTTTACGAGCCTTTCCGTGCTGATTACGCTGTGGTTAAAAGATCGCTTAGGTTCATTAACGATACTCATACAGCCTATTATCGCAGGGGCATTGGTGGGATTTTTGGGCTTAATGGCACTACCTTATATTGCTAGCGTAACTGTTGCTATTGGAAAAATGATCCTATATTTCACCCAATTACAGCCATTACTGATGAGCATTCTGATTGCTATTTCATTTGCCGTCTTGATTATTTCACCCATTTCAACGGTCGCGATTAGTTTGATTATTAGCTTATCAGGGCTAGCTTCAGGTGCGGCTAATTTAGGCGTCACAAGCACCGCTGCCGTGCTAGTGATTGGCTCGTTATACGCTAGAAATAAATCCGGCGTTGCCTTAGCGGTATTTTTAGGGGCGATGAAAATGATGATCCCAAATTTATTCAAAGCACCGATTATGTATGTCGCTTTGATATCCAATGCCATTATTGTTGGGGTGACCGCTTACTCATTCCATATCACCGGCACGCCAATTAGTGCAGGATTTGGTCTTGCGGGAATGATTGGACCTATTGAAGCCTATAACCAAGCAATCAATGCTGGGCTAGATATGCCACTGACCAGAGTTTTACTCAGTTATGCCGTTATCCCGTTCTTAGGTGCGTTCATTGTGCATTTGATTTGTTGTAAAACGGTCAAAGGATACAGTGCAAAAATTTACCGTTTTGAACATCAATAAGCTATTTATAAAAAACCCTCTAACAATTCTTAGAGGGTTTCTTTTTTGCAAAAATGTAAAAAAATATGACCGCTTATTGGTGCTGTGCTAACTCTTTCACAAAATCTTCAATATTTTGAGCCACTTTATCACACAGTGTTGTTACTGCTGACTCACTTGCCCAAGCAACGTGTGGGGTAATCAATAAATTCGGTAAACGTTTAGCGGCTTGCATTAACGGATTATCAATTTGTGGCGGTTCTTGGATCATCACATCAATCCCTGCTCCTGCGATTTGTCCGGTTTCTAAGGCATTGAGTAACGCCATTTCATCAACCAATGGACCACGCCCCGTGTTGATTAAAATCGCATTTGGTTTCATTAAGGCTAAGGTTTCAGCGTTAATCAGATTTTGAGTATTTTCTGTTAAAGGACAATGCAAGGTCACAATGTCAGCCTCTTTTAACACCGTTTCAAAAGGGGTATAACCTTCTCGGATGATGGTTGCACCTTTATGTTCCGCATAAAGCACCTTCATTCCTAACAGTTGTGCTAAACGCCCGACTTCTGTACCCAAACAGCCTTTACCAAAAATCCCAATGGTTGAGCTACGAATATCGCTAATCGGAAAATCGGCATAATAGAATTGTCCACAGGTTGCCCAACGATCTGTTAACACTTGATCTTTATGATAAGCAATCAGCTGATGTTTCAATGAAAATATCATACCAAGCACGTGTTCAGGCACGGTAACACTGGAATAGCCCGTCACATTTTTCACTGCAATGCCTAATTCTTTTGCTGCCACTAAATCCACGTTATTGGTGCCAGTTGCGGTAATTGCAATCAATTTTAATTTTGGTAAGTTCGCCATTACTTCACGAGTAAAATTGATTTTACTCATAATCACAATATCCGCCTCTTTGGCTCGCTCGTGAACTTGATCAGCTGTGGTATGGGTGTATTCTGTCCAATGATGTGGAAAAGTAGGACGAGGAATGTGATGTGTGCTTGGTATCGCAAAACTTTCTAAAAACACAATATTTAACATTGAAATTCTCCTGTTCGGTTAGATGATTTCAATTATAAAAGGCTTGTTCGATTGAGCAAGCCTTTGATGATAAAAATGTGACGTAACATTAATTTTATAATAATTCGATTTTATTATGATTATTTATTCCACGGCATTTTTTGGAGTAACATTGCCATTCCACATTTTCCCGTTACACCGGCAAAAACCAAGCCACAGCCTAAGAAAAGTGTTAATAATGTCCCCAACGTAGAACCAAAACCAATCAATGAAAATAAGATATTCAATGAACCCGCAGCGGTTAAAACTTGGCGCATTATTGGCATTTTGCCTTTGGCTTGCTCACGAATCAATGGCAATTCTGCTTTCTCCCAAGCCTCAATACCACCTGTTAGGTTATAAATATCCGCATCAGGAAATTGTTGCATCGCTTTTTCCGTCGCCATCTCGCCACGTTTACCTTTTAGGCATTGAAAAACAATTTTACGCTTTTCATTCGCAAGATGAGGAAGTTGCTCATCAAGACGGCTTAGAGGCATAAAAGTCGCTTGTGGAATACGCCATTCACTAAATTCATTCGCTTCACGCACATCAACTAAGATCGCTTCTTGATTTGCTAACCACTGTTGTAATTGTGTTGCTTCAATTGTTTTTACATTACTCATTTTTGCTCCTTAGTTTATAAATATAGCGGTATGATTTTTTCAACTTTTTGCAAAAATCATACCGTGTAGAGATTAGTTTGAGGTATCTAATTCAGGGAAAGATTTTACCAAATCGTCAATCGCTTTCATTTGAGCAACAAACGGCTCTAATGCGGAAAGTGGTAACGCAGATGGACCGTCACATTTTGCTTGATTTGGGTTAGGATGGGCTTCTAGGAATAATCCTGCTAACCCAATCGCCATTCCTGAGCGTGCAAGTTCGGTTACTTGATCACGACGACCACCAGAGGCTGCACCAAATGGGTCACGGCATTGTAATGAGTGGGTTACGTCAAAGATAACAGGTGCACCTTGTGAGGCCTTTTTCATAATGCCAAAACCTAACATATCTACCACTAAGTTATCGTAACCAAAGTTTGCACCACGATCGCATAAAATCACTTTATCATTGCCACATTCTGCGATTTTTTCCACGATATTCCCCATTTGTCCAGGACTTAAAAATTGTGGTTTTTTCACATTGATAATCGCCCCAGTGCGAGCCATTGCTTCCACTAAATCTGTTTGGCGAGCTAAGAAAGCAGGAAGTTGAATAATATCCACAACTTCAGCAACAGGCTGACATTGATAAATTTCGTGTACATCTGTGATGATTTTCACACCAAAAGTGTCTTTCAATTCTTGGAAGATTTTTAAGCCTTCGTCCATACCCGGTCCACGATAAGAGTGGATTGACGAGCGGTTTGCTTTATCAAATGACGCTTTGAAAACGTAAGGCACGTTTAACTTTTGGGTGACTTCAACATATTTTTCACAGGTTGCCATTGCCATATCACGGCTTTCTAATACATTCATTCCACCGAATAACACAAAAGGTTTGTCGTTACCGATTTGGATATTATCGAGTTGGATTACTTTGTTTTTCATAAAAATTCCTTAAAGTTAGGTAAATGTTAGTGTACTTTATGATCGTACGTTTGACTTAATAATGTCGGCATTTCAAGTTTGAGCATCAATGCTGAAGGATCTTCTGGGCATTGCTCAATAAAATAATTGAGATCTTTAGCAGCAGCATCAAAGCAGTCTAAACTGGCTAACACCATACCACGATCTCGAATTTCGTAAGGATCATCAGGGGTGAAAATAAGACGATATTCAATCAGTTTTAATGCTTTTTCATATTGCCCCTCACGAGTCAGAGCCATTTTAGTGACGGTTTCTAAACGCTCTAACAGTTCATTGAGTTCCGCAATTTTAGTAAATTCAACGGATAAGGTCGTTTCAAAACCAAACTCGCCCTCTAACCATTTTTCTAATTGAGAAAAAGAGAGGAATTGTCCGTCCCAAGGATTGATAAAGCGAGTAGTATGTTCGCCTTTATCACTGATAAAATCAGCTCGTAGCACCAATTGTGTTGGAAAATTAACAGGATAAATGGGTAAGTCTAGGGCAGCAGCTAAATAAAGCACAACAGCCCCTAATGAAACAGGCATTCCTTGTTTGCTTTGCAATACTTTGTTGATAAGCAGATTATCATAATAAAAATATTCTTGATGATCGCAATAGAATCCCCACATACTATACACTAGCTCTAACAATTGATTGATACGTTGTTCGTGCGTTTCACCATTCACCAGATATCTTGCTTTTTTGACGAGGGCGGACATCTGTCCAAACACTTGTGGCTCAGTCAGATCATCTTCAATCATTATTGTGATTCTCACTAGCTCTTTGTAGAGAAATTGCTTTAATTCTTTTTGCTGTTTTGTCTGTTTATTCATTACCTTTTATACTCAATGAATCGTAGGTGCGATATTCGCAGGCTTGCTTGCGTATATTCGCCCGTTGCTAGATATAAAATTATTCTAAAATATTTTATTCTGCACATTCGAGAGCATATACGCAAAGCACCTTTGCCAATGCTCCCCTACAAAATTTTATACTGGTTTTACCTTAATATCGCCCAAGTAACGCGGTCATTATTGCCGTAATCTTTTTCTGTTTTTGGTTCGTGCCACAAGCTATCTGAAAATAATTGTTGTACTTGTTCTGCCTGCTGCCAACCGTGTTCGAGGAACAATCCACCTTCTGATTTCAAATAAAGCGGTGCATTTTTGATGATTTTTTGCAAATCGCTTAATCCTTGCTGTTCGGCAACTAAGGCTGAAAGCGGTTCAAATCGTACATCGCCCTGTGTGAGATTTTCATCTTGTTTATCAATATAAGGCGGATTACTTACAATAATATCAAAAGTATCATTTTGCAAACTATCAAACCAATCACTTTGTAAAAAACTCACCTGTGAAAAGCCTAAATTTTGGCGGTTTTGTTGTGCCAATTGTACTGCATTTAACGATTTATCAACACCGATAATTTGAGCCTTTTTCCCCAACTCACTTGCCAATGCTAAGGCGATAGCTCCAGTGCCTGTACCTAAATCTAAAATTTGCAAATTCTCACAAAAATCTAACCGCTTATAAGCAAAATCAAGGGCGACCTCAACGAGCCTTTCCGTATCAGGGCGAGGAATTAAGGTGGATGTTGCCACTTTTAGAGGTAATGACCAAAACTCTTTTTCCCCAATAATATACGCCATTGGTTCGCCTTGTAAACGGCGTTGCAGTAATTCGGCAAGTTGCTGTTGCTCTGCATTGGATAATTCGGTTTCTGCAAACGCAAAAATACTCGCTTTGGAACGCTTCGTCACAAATTGTAACAGTAAATTTGCATCCGTTTTAGGATTTAGATAAGGGTCAAACTGACAATTTTTTGCAAGTTCTGCCGTCGCACTATTCAGCCATTGGGTATAGTTCATCGTTATGTTTAGTTAAAAAAATAATGGAGGTATTGTATCAGACAAAAAAGGTAGCACCTAAATTTATAGATGCTACCTGTGAGTTTTCGGCTTTATGTGTTGTTATTTTTTAATTATTTGCCGATATGTTGTGTTTGCTCACGTTCAAATTAAGCAGGTACTTTCTGTGTTTTTGAGATTGCAAAACCAATCACTGCACCTACTACTGCAAATGGTAGCCATTCCATTGAGTACATTTTAAGCGGTAAGTTTGCCACTAAATCTGAACCCATTACAGATAAGATTGACACTACAGTTACTAATACGATTGGCACACCTCTTGCTAATCTTGATAACGGCATAACTAAGTTTACTAATAATACTAGCATTGCTGTCATTGAGATTGGGTAAAGGATCAATAACACAGGGATTGATTTGCTGATTACCGCGTTTAATCCTTGGTTCGCTAATCCAAAACCGATTAAAGTAAATACGATTGCGTAAGTACGGTATGAGATTTTCTCAAATACACTGTGGAAATAAGATGCGGTTGCAACCACTAAACCGATTGATGTTGTTAAACACGCAAGGGTTACGATTAAACCAAGTAAGCTTCTACCTAACTCGCCAAAGGCTTGCATTGCAGCATTGTTTAAGATGAACACACCTAAGTTTTGTCCTGAGTCTGCAACTTCACTGATCGTTTCTGCACTCAATGGCATTTTGTTACCGATCCAACCGATAGCGATATAGATGATACCTAATGCAACAGCGGCAATTGCACTCGCTGCGGTCGCTTGCTTAGTTAAACTTTCGCCTTTTCTCGCTTTAGCACGAATTGCATTCATTACCACAACTGAGAAAGCGAAGGCTGCTAATGCGTCCATTGTTTGATAACCTTCAAGGAAACCGTCAACTAATGGTGTTTTCATTGCAGTTGTTGTATGAACAGCTTCGCCACCCATCAACAAACTCATTGTTCTAAGCACTAACGCGATGATTGAAACTAAAAGCACTGGTGTTAAGATTGAACCAATGCGATCCACCATTTTGGTTGGATTTAAGCTCACCCATAATGTGATACCAAAATAAGCAAGGGTAAATAGAAATAATGAAACAGGATCAACTTCGCCAATAAATGGAATCACCGCCATATCAAACGCGGTCGCTGCTGTACGAGGAATCGCAAAGAATGGTCCGATTGTTAAGTAAATTGCCCCTAAAAGTAATAATGAGATCCAAGGGTGGATTTCTTCTAATGCTTTTTTATAACCACCTTTGTAATGTGTTGCCACAAGAATACCTAATAGTGGTAAGCCTACACCTGTTACCACAAAACCAATGATCGCTGGCCAAAATGCCACGCCACTATCCAATCCCAATTTAGGTGGGAAAATTAAGTTACCTGCTCCAAAAAAGATAGCAAATAACATAAATCCCACAACAAATACATTCTTGTTCATATAAAACATCTCCGATAAATTAGTTAAGGCATCACTGTAACATAAAAAATTCACATTACTAAACCAAAATAATTTATCACATCAGATGAACAAAACAGGTTTTTTTATAAAAAAGAGGATTTAGTACATTTTATCATTAGAAAAACTAATGATAAAACAAGCGGTCATATTTTCTTAAGAATTTACAAATTGCAAAATCGTAAAAAAATATGACCGCTTATAAAGAATTTTATATTAAATGAATGGGAGGTGTGTTGCTCATTAAATCCTCCCGATAAAAAGATAGCTCAATATTTAACTAATTTTAACTGCTTTATATTGACTGATTGGATTAGCAATAAATTCACGGGCAGCAATAATTTGTAATTCATATTTACCGCTTTGTTGAGTTACGCTCATCACATCATTCACTGCATTTGCAGTGTGTTCAAATGCTTCTAAATCTGATTTACCATTAAGTAAATTTGCTAAGAAAATACCACTGGTTAAATCGCCCACGCCCACAGGATCTTTAGCTTTAAATTCGTGTAATGGGCGGCTGATATGCCAAATACCTTCTTCATTTGCAAGTAACATTTCAAATTGGCTTGGATCTTGCCCAACCTTGCTCAAATGTTTAACCAAGACTTTTTTCGGCCCTTTTGAACGAATCACTTTTACTGCTTCTAAGGCTTGGGCAAAGTTTTCTACTTCTAAGCCTGTTAATTCACGTAATTCTACTAAGTTTGGAGCAATAATATCTGCTTTTGTCATTGCTTCATCACGCAAAAATTCCGCCACACCATCAGCCACAATACAGCCTTTATCAGGGTGTCCCATTACAGGATCGCAAAAATAAATTGCATTTGGATTTATCGCTTTAATTTTCGCTACGGCATCTAAAATTGCACTACCTTGACTTGCGGCACCGATATAACCTGATAAAACAGCATCGCATTCACTTAACGAATCAATATTATCAATACCTTGCACAATTTCGGTAATTTGCTCTTGTGGAATCACCATACCTGTCCATTTGCCATATTGAGTATGATTTGAGAATTGCACCGTATTTAATGCCCAAGTATCAACTCCCAACATCTGCATTGGAAAAACCGCCGCTTTATTGCCCGCATAGCCATAAACGACGTGAGATTGAATTGATAGAACGTTTTTCATAATAAGATCCTTATTTTCTAATAGGAGGATGGTGACAAATATAAGTAAATTTTTATATAAATCTATCCGCTTATATTAAGTACCATAACTCATTAGTCGAGTATAACGGCGTTCTAAAAGTTCGTCTGATGACATTACATCTAAATCTTCAAGATCGTCAAGCAAGCGTTGCTTAATATTTT
This DNA window, taken from Phocoenobacter uteri, encodes the following:
- a CDS encoding trimeric intracellular cation channel family protein yields the protein MFLYIFDLLGTAIFAVSGVSMAFRLKMDAVGVLVLASVVAIGGGTIRDLILDAPVFWLTDNNYIWIVVATCALMIAFIKKPTRIPWYVLPVSDAVGLAVFTVIGAEKALHYGFSPTVAVLMGTLTGCGGGAIRDVLAGQIPFIFQKEIYASACIIGGSVYCLLDYSHLPRVINILVAAGVVLAIRLTAIKWQLSLPTFSK
- a CDS encoding PTS sugar transporter subunit IIC, coding for MTQQISIPNEEITTDSLTATQHIKDFLYKLLFGMAQAVVIALSPNAILGTALKPFVHIPSIAVFMDALVVMQGLVSFITGILVALAFKLNPMKATIIGAAAFVSSGVLKHTDNGLMLVGIGDLLNVLIFTSLSVLITLWLKDRLGSLTILIQPIIAGALVGFLGLMALPYIASVTVAIGKMILYFTQLQPLLMSILIAISFAVLIISPISTVAISLIISLSGLASGAANLGVTSTAAVLVIGSLYARNKSGVALAVFLGAMKMMIPNLFKAPIMYVALISNAIIVGVTAYSFHITGTPISAGFGLAGMIGPIEAYNQAINAGLDMPLTRVLLSYAVIPFLGAFIVHLICCKTVKGYSAKIYRFEHQ
- a CDS encoding 2-hydroxyacid dehydrogenase, producing the protein MLNIVFLESFAIPSTHHIPRPTFPHHWTEYTHTTADQVHERAKEADIVIMSKINFTREVMANLPKLKLIAITATGTNNVDLVAAKELGIAVKNVTGYSSVTVPEHVLGMIFSLKHQLIAYHKDQVLTDRWATCGQFYYADFPISDIRSSTIGIFGKGCLGTEVGRLAQLLGMKVLYAEHKGATIIREGYTPFETVLKEADIVTLHCPLTENTQNLINAETLALMKPNAILINTGRGPLVDEMALLNALETGQIAGAGIDVMIQEPPQIDNPLMQAAKRLPNLLITPHVAWASESAVTTLCDKVAQNIEDFVKELAQHQ
- a CDS encoding rhodanese-like domain-containing protein, with product MSNVKTIEATQLQQWLANQEAILVDVREANEFSEWRIPQATFMPLSRLDEQLPHLANEKRKIVFQCLKGKRGEMATEKAMQQFPDADIYNLTGGIEAWEKAELPLIREQAKGKMPIMRQVLTAAGSLNILFSLIGFGSTLGTLLTLFLGCGLVFAGVTGKCGMAMLLQKMPWNK
- the kdsA gene encoding 3-deoxy-8-phosphooctulonate synthase: MKNKVIQLDNIQIGNDKPFVLFGGMNVLESRDMAMATCEKYVEVTQKLNVPYVFKASFDKANRSSIHSYRGPGMDEGLKIFQELKDTFGVKIITDVHEIYQCQPVAEVVDIIQLPAFLARQTDLVEAMARTGAIINVKKPQFLSPGQMGNIVEKIAECGNDKVILCDRGANFGYDNLVVDMLGFGIMKKASQGAPVIFDVTHSLQCRDPFGAASGGRRDQVTELARSGMAIGLAGLFLEAHPNPNQAKCDGPSALPLSALEPFVAQMKAIDDLVKSFPELDTSN
- a CDS encoding SirB1 family protein; protein product: MNKQTKQQKELKQFLYKELVRITIMIEDDLTEPQVFGQMSALVKKARYLVNGETHEQRINQLLELVYSMWGFYCDHQEYFYYDNLLINKVLQSKQGMPVSLGAVVLYLAAALDLPIYPVNFPTQLVLRADFISDKGEHTTRFINPWDGQFLSFSQLEKWLEGEFGFETTLSVEFTKIAELNELLERLETVTKMALTREGQYEKALKLIEYRLIFTPDDPYEIRDRGMVLASLDCFDAAAKDLNYFIEQCPEDPSALMLKLEMPTLLSQTYDHKVH
- the prmC gene encoding peptide chain release factor N(5)-glutamine methyltransferase; translation: MNYTQWLNSATAELAKNCQFDPYLNPKTDANLLLQFVTKRSKASIFAFAETELSNAEQQQLAELLQRRLQGEPMAYIIGEKEFWSLPLKVATSTLIPRPDTERLVEVALDFAYKRLDFCENLQILDLGTGTGAIALALASELGKKAQIIGVDKSLNAVQLAQQNRQNLGFSQVSFLQSDWFDSLQNDTFDIIVSNPPYIDKQDENLTQGDVRFEPLSALVAEQQGLSDLQKIIKNAPLYLKSEGGLFLEHGWQQAEQVQQLFSDSLWHEPKTEKDYGNNDRVTWAILR
- the brnQ gene encoding branched-chain amino acid transport system II carrier protein; translated protein: MNKNVFVVGFMLFAIFFGAGNLIFPPKLGLDSGVAFWPAIIGFVVTGVGLPLLGILVATHYKGGYKKALEEIHPWISLLLLGAIYLTIGPFFAIPRTAATAFDMAVIPFIGEVDPVSLFLFTLAYFGITLWVSLNPTKMVDRIGSILTPVLLVSIIALVLRTMSLLMGGEAVHTTTAMKTPLVDGFLEGYQTMDALAAFAFSVVVMNAIRAKARKGESLTKQATAASAIAAVALGIIYIAIGWIGNKMPLSAETISEVADSGQNLGVFILNNAAMQAFGELGRSLLGLIVTLACLTTSIGLVVATASYFHSVFEKISYRTYAIVFTLIGFGLANQGLNAVISKSIPVLLILYPISMTAMLVLLVNLVMPLSRLARGVPIVLVTVVSILSVMGSDLVANLPLKMYSMEWLPFAVVGAVIGFAISKTQKVPA
- the pdxY gene encoding pyridoxal kinase PdxY, yielding MKNVLSIQSHVVYGYAGNKAAVFPMQMLGVDTWALNTVQFSNHTQYGKWTGMVIPQEQITEIVQGIDNIDSLSECDAVLSGYIGAASQGSAILDAVAKIKAINPNAIYFCDPVMGHPDKGCIVADGVAEFLRDEAMTKADIIAPNLVELRELTGLEVENFAQALEAVKVIRSKGPKKVLVKHLSKVGQDPSQFEMLLANEEGIWHISRPLHEFKAKDPVGVGDLTSGIFLANLLNGKSDLEAFEHTANAVNDVMSVTQQSGKYELQIIAAREFIANPISQYKAVKIS